The Populus trichocarpa isolate Nisqually-1 chromosome 2, P.trichocarpa_v4.1, whole genome shotgun sequence genome has a window encoding:
- the LOC7488626 gene encoding uncharacterized protein LOC7488626: MAEEGYKVTLNVYDLSQGLARQLSTAFLGKAIDGIWHTGVVVYGNEYFFGGGIQHLPSGTTPYGTPIKVVDLGITHVPQDVFEEYLQEISSRYSAETYSLLTHNCNNFSNEVAQFLVGVTIPEYIIQLPNEVMNSPMGALIMPMIQNLESTLRAGAVPQVPQFRPPSMAQSSQAATVTVDKSTASGPSPSTKVIVKEADVKVKSVDTKPNKTSGTVKSAEAKGKTTVNGGDPLGDARNKVQEEIGREFAAIMATGTFRASEAAALATKRVMQRYGHLNAAMPQS; this comes from the exons ATGGCTGAG GAGGGTTACAAGGTTACTTTGAATGTGTATGATCTCAGCCAAGGATTGGCACGGCAACTCTCGACAGCGTTTTTGGGGAAGGCCATTGATGGAATCTG GCACACAGGAGTTGTGGTGTACGGTAATGAATACTTCTTTGGGGGAGGTATACAACATTTGCCTTCTGGAACAACTCCATATGGAACGCCAATTAAAGTGGTTGATTTGGGTATCACACATGTACCCCAGGATGTATTTGAAGAGTATCTGCAGGAAATTAGTTCCCGTTACTCTGCTGAGACTTATAGTTTACTTACTCACAACTGCAACAACTTCAGCAATGAGGTTGCCCAGTTTTTGGTGGGTGTGACCATTCCAGAATATATTATTCAGCTACCCAATGAAGTCATGAACAGTCCAATGGGTGCTCTTATAA TGCCCATGATACAAAATCTGGAGTCAACACTGAGAGCAGGGGCTGTCCCGCAAGTTCCACAATTCAGGCCTCCTTCAATGGCGCAGTCTTCACAGGCTGCAACAGTTACTGTTGATAAATCCACGGCCAGTGGTCCTAGCCCTTCCACAAAAGTAATCGTTAAAGAGGCTGATGTCAAAGTCAAATCTGTTGataccaaaccaaacaaaacatcgGGCACAGTCAAATCTGCAGAAGCCAAGGGGAAGACTACAGTCAATGGAGGAGATCCTCTTGGGGATGCACGAAACAAAGTACAGGAGGAGATCGGCCGCGAATTCGCTGCGATCATGGCTACCGGCACATTTCGTGCAAGCGAGGCAGCAGCTTTAGCTACCAAGAGAGTAATGCAAAGATATGGTCATCTAAATGCTGCAATGCCACAAAGCTAG